The Thamnophis elegans isolate rThaEle1 chromosome Z, rThaEle1.pri, whole genome shotgun sequence genome contains a region encoding:
- the LOC116520430 gene encoding claudin-4-like, translating to MVSAAFQIMGMALSVVGWIGAIITCALPMWKVTAFIGTNIVTAQITWEGLWMNCVVQSTGQMQCKVYDSMLALPQDMQAARALMVISVLLALFGLMVGIVGAKCTNCVEDEDAKARIIIVAGAIFVLSGLLCLIPVCWSANTIIREFYSPLIVEAQKRELGSALYLGWAAAALMILGGGLLCCNCPKKESNNYSARYTAAVSQPRSDYPSKNYV from the coding sequence ATGGTGTCAGCTGCTTTTCAAATCATGGGCATGGCCCTGTCTGTAGTGGGCTGGATTGGGGCCATCATCACGTGTGCCTTGCCTATGTGGAAAGTGACGGCTTTCATTGGTACCAATATTGTGACAGCCCAGATCACTTGGGAGGGGCTGTGGATGAACTGCGTGGTGCAGAGCACTGGCCAGATGCAATGCAAAGTCTATGACTCCATGCTGGCCCTGCCTCAGGATATGCAAGCCGCCCGGGCTCTCATGGTCATCAGCGTGCTTCTGGCCCTCTTCGGCCTGATGGTTGGCATCGTGGGTGCCAAATGCACCAACTGTGTGGAGGACGAAGACGCCAAGGCACGAATCATCATTGTCGCCGGGGCCATCTTTGTGTTATCAGGATTGCTGTGCCTCATCCCAGTCTGTTGGTCAGCCAATACTATAATCCGAGAGTTCTACAGTCCATTAATTGTGGAGGCTCAGAAGAGAGAGCTGGGCTCGGCCCTCTATCTTGGTTGGGCAGCTGCTGCTTTGATGATCCTCGGAGGAGGATTGCTGTGCTGCAACTGCCCCAAGAAAGAGAGCAACAACTACAGTGCTCGGTACACAGCTGCTGTCTCTCAACCCCGCAGCGATTACCCCAGCAAGAACTATGTTTAA